A stretch of Capricornis sumatraensis isolate serow.1 chromosome 10, serow.2, whole genome shotgun sequence DNA encodes these proteins:
- the ITIH3 gene encoding inter-alpha-trypsin inhibitor heavy chain H3 isoform X9 codes for MALARWLCLILALLSGLAVSGFPRNPSRLLGKRSLPEGAVDGIEVYSTKVNCKVTSRFAHNVVTTRAVNHANTAKEVSFDVELPKTAFITNFTLTIDGVTYPGNVKEKEVAKKQYEKAVSQGKTAGLVKASGRKLEKFTVSVNVAAGSKVTFELTYEELLKRHKGKYEMYLKVQPKQLVKHFEITVDIFEPQGISTLDAEASFITNDLLGSALTKSFSGKKGHVSFKPSLDQQRSCPTCTDSLLKGDFIITYDVNRESPANVQIVNGYFVHFFAPQGLPVVPKSVVFVIDVSGSMHGRKMEQTKDALLKILEDVKQDDYLNFILFSGDVTTWKDSLVPATPENIQEARKFVMDIHDRGMTNINDALLRGISMLNKAREEHTVPERSTSIIIMLTDGDANVGESRPKKIQENVRNAIGGKFPLYNLGFGNNLNYNFLENMALENHGLARRIYEDSDASLQLQGFYEEVANPLLTGVEAEYPQNAILDLTQNSYQHFYDGSEIVVAGRLADKDMNSFKAAVKGHGAINDLTFTEEVTPENITLWNGDSLSTFSWLDTVMVTQDGLSVMINRKKSMVVSFGDGVAFVVVLHQVWKKEPAHHDFLGFYVVDSRGMSAQTHGLLGQFFHPFDFQVSDVHPGSDPTKPDATMVVKNHQLTVTRGSQKDYRKDISVGRNVACWFVHNNGQGLIDGIHRDYVVPNLF; via the exons ATGGCGTTGGCTCGGTGGCTCTGCCTCATCTTGGCCCTGCTCTCCGGCTTGGCAGTCTCTGGATTCCCTAGAAACCCATCCCGGCTGCTCGGG aaacGGAGCCTCCCGGAAGGG GCGGTCGATGGCATCGAGGTCTACAGCACCAAGGTCAACTGCAAGGTGACCTCCCGCTTTGCTCACAATGTCGTCACCACAAGGGCTGTCAACCACGCAAACACGGCCAAGGAGGTGTCCTTCGATGTGGAGCTGCCCAAGACAGCCTTCATCACCAACTTCACCTT GACCATCGATGGTGTTACCTACCCTGGGAACGTCAAGGAGAAGGAAGTTGCCAAGAAGCAATATGAGAAGGCCGTGTCCCAGGGCAAGACAGCTGGCCTGGTCAA GGCCTCTGGGAGGAAGCTGGAGAAATTCACGGTCTCAGTCAATGTGGCTGCAGGCAGCAAGGTCACTTTTGAGCTAACCTACGAGGAGCTGCTCAAGAGGCATAAGGGCAAGTATGAGATGTACCTCAAGGTCCAGCCCAAGCAACTGGTCAAGCACTTTGAG ATCACGGTAGACATCTTCGAGCCTCAGGGCATCAGCACCTTGGATGCTGAAGCCTCGTTCATCACCAATGACCTCTTGGGCAGCGCCCTCACCAAGTCCTTCTCAGGGAAAAAG GGCCATGTGTCCTTCAAACCCAGCTTGGACCAACAGCGTTCTTGCCCAACCTGCACAGACTCCCTCCTCAAAGGAGATTTCATCATCACCTATGATGTGAACAGAGAGTCTCCCGCCAATGTGCAA ATCGTCAATGGCTACTTCGTGCACTTCTTTGCACCTCAAGGCCTTCCGGTGGTGCCCAAGAGCGTGGTCTTTGTGATTGACGTCAGTGGCTCCATGCATGGTCGGAAAATGGAGCAG ACAAAGGATGCCCTCCTCAAAATTCTGGAGGATGTCAAACAGGATGACTACTTGAATTTCATCCTGTTCAGTGGAGACGTGACCACCTGGAAAGACAGTTTAGTTCCAGCCACTCCTGAGAACATCCAGGAAGCCAGGAAATTTGTGATGGATATTCATGATCGAGGAA TGACCAACATCAACGACGCGCTGCTGAGGGGCATCAGTATGCTGAACAAGGCCCGGGAGGAGCATACAGTCCCAGAGAGGAGCACCTCCATTATCATCATGTTGACCGACGGGGACGCCAATGTGG GAGAAAGCAGGCCTAAAAAAATCCAAGAGAATGTGCGGAATGCCATTGGTGGCAAGTTCCCCTTGTATAACCTGGGCTTTGGCAACAATCTGAATTATAACTTCCTGGAAAATATGGCCTTGGAGAACCATGGGCTTGCCCGGCGCATTTATGAGGATTCCGATGCCAGCTTGCAATTGCAG GGCTTCTATGAGGAGGTGGCCAACCCCCTGCTGACAGGCGTGGAGGCAGAGTACCCTCAGAACGCCATTCTGGACCTCACCCAGAACAGTTACCAGCACTTCTATGATGGCTCTGAGATCGTGGTAGCCGGGCGCTTGGCGGACAAGGACATGAACAGCTTTAAGGCAGCTGTGAAAGGCCATGGG gccATCAACGACCTGACCTTCACTGAGGAG GTGACACCAGAGAATATCACCCTGTGGAATGGGGACTCACTGAGCACGTTCAGCTGGCTGGACACGGTCATGGTCACACAGGACGG gcTATCTGTGATGATCAACAGGAAGAAGAGCATGGTGGTCTCCTTTGGAGATGGGGTTGCTTTTGTAGTTGTCCTGCATCAGGTGTGGAAGAAAGAGCCTGCCCACCACGACTTCCTTGGCTTCTATGTGGTGGACAGCCGTGGGATGTCAGCACAGACACATGGGCTGCTGG GACAATTCTTCCACCCCTTTGACTTTCAAGTGTCTGATGTCCACCCAGGCTCTGACCCCACAAAGCCAGATGCCACAATGGTGGTGAAGAACCATCAGCTGACAGTCACCAG gGGCTCCCAGAAGGACTACAGGAAGGACATCAGCGTTGGCAGGAATGTTGCCTGCTGGTTCGTCCACAACAATGGGCAAGGGCTGATCGATGGCATCCACAGAGACTATGTTGTCCCCAACCTGTTCTGA
- the ITIH3 gene encoding inter-alpha-trypsin inhibitor heavy chain H3 isoform X7 — protein MALARWLCLILALLSGLAVSGFPRNPSRLLGAVDGIEVYSTKVNCKVTSRFAHNVVTTRAVNHANTAKEVSFDVELPKTAFITNFTLTIDGVTYPGNVKEKEVAKKQYEKAVSQGKTAGLVKASGRKLEKFTVSVNVAAGSKVTFELTYEELLKRHKGKYEMYLKVQPKQLVKHFEITVDIFEPQGISTLDAEASFITNDLLGSALTKSFSGKKGHVSFKPSLDQQRSCPTCTDSLLKGDFIITYDVNRESPANVQIVNGYFVHFFAPQGLPVVPKSVVFVIDVSGSMHGRKMEQTKDALLKILEDVKQDDYLNFILFSGDVTTWKDSLVPATPENIQEARKFVMDIHDRGMTNINDALLRGISMLNKAREEHTVPERSTSIIIMLTDGDANVGESRPKKIQENVRNAIGGKFPLYNLGFGNNLNYNFLENMALENHGLARRIYEDSDASLQLQGFYEEVANPLLTGVEAEYPQNAILDLTQNSYQHFYDGSEIVVAGRLADKDMNSFKAAVKGHGAINDLTFTEEVDMKEMEKALQEWDYIFGDYIERLWAYLTIEQLLEKRKNAWGEEKENLTAQALELSLKYHFVTPLTSMVVTKPEDNENQMAIANKPGEGRHRWPVIPSMSYLTSYQVPKTPYYYVDGDPHFIIQIPEKDDAICFNIDEDPGTVLRLIQDPVTGLTVNGQIIGEKRGSSDSQNRRTYFGKLGIASAQMDFRIEVTPENITLWNGDSLSTFSWLDTVMVTQDGLSVMINRKKSMVVSFGDGVAFVVVLHQVWKKEPAHHDFLGFYVVDSRGMSAQTHGLLGQFFHPFDFQVSDVHPGSDPTKPDATMVVKNHQLTVTRGSQKDYRKDISVGRNVACWFVHNNGQGLIDGIHRDYVVPNLF, from the exons ATGGCGTTGGCTCGGTGGCTCTGCCTCATCTTGGCCCTGCTCTCCGGCTTGGCAGTCTCTGGATTCCCTAGAAACCCATCCCGGCTGCTCGGG GCGGTCGATGGCATCGAGGTCTACAGCACCAAGGTCAACTGCAAGGTGACCTCCCGCTTTGCTCACAATGTCGTCACCACAAGGGCTGTCAACCACGCAAACACGGCCAAGGAGGTGTCCTTCGATGTGGAGCTGCCCAAGACAGCCTTCATCACCAACTTCACCTT GACCATCGATGGTGTTACCTACCCTGGGAACGTCAAGGAGAAGGAAGTTGCCAAGAAGCAATATGAGAAGGCCGTGTCCCAGGGCAAGACAGCTGGCCTGGTCAA GGCCTCTGGGAGGAAGCTGGAGAAATTCACGGTCTCAGTCAATGTGGCTGCAGGCAGCAAGGTCACTTTTGAGCTAACCTACGAGGAGCTGCTCAAGAGGCATAAGGGCAAGTATGAGATGTACCTCAAGGTCCAGCCCAAGCAACTGGTCAAGCACTTTGAG ATCACGGTAGACATCTTCGAGCCTCAGGGCATCAGCACCTTGGATGCTGAAGCCTCGTTCATCACCAATGACCTCTTGGGCAGCGCCCTCACCAAGTCCTTCTCAGGGAAAAAG GGCCATGTGTCCTTCAAACCCAGCTTGGACCAACAGCGTTCTTGCCCAACCTGCACAGACTCCCTCCTCAAAGGAGATTTCATCATCACCTATGATGTGAACAGAGAGTCTCCCGCCAATGTGCAA ATCGTCAATGGCTACTTCGTGCACTTCTTTGCACCTCAAGGCCTTCCGGTGGTGCCCAAGAGCGTGGTCTTTGTGATTGACGTCAGTGGCTCCATGCATGGTCGGAAAATGGAGCAG ACAAAGGATGCCCTCCTCAAAATTCTGGAGGATGTCAAACAGGATGACTACTTGAATTTCATCCTGTTCAGTGGAGACGTGACCACCTGGAAAGACAGTTTAGTTCCAGCCACTCCTGAGAACATCCAGGAAGCCAGGAAATTTGTGATGGATATTCATGATCGAGGAA TGACCAACATCAACGACGCGCTGCTGAGGGGCATCAGTATGCTGAACAAGGCCCGGGAGGAGCATACAGTCCCAGAGAGGAGCACCTCCATTATCATCATGTTGACCGACGGGGACGCCAATGTGG GAGAAAGCAGGCCTAAAAAAATCCAAGAGAATGTGCGGAATGCCATTGGTGGCAAGTTCCCCTTGTATAACCTGGGCTTTGGCAACAATCTGAATTATAACTTCCTGGAAAATATGGCCTTGGAGAACCATGGGCTTGCCCGGCGCATTTATGAGGATTCCGATGCCAGCTTGCAATTGCAG GGCTTCTATGAGGAGGTGGCCAACCCCCTGCTGACAGGCGTGGAGGCAGAGTACCCTCAGAACGCCATTCTGGACCTCACCCAGAACAGTTACCAGCACTTCTATGATGGCTCTGAGATCGTGGTAGCCGGGCGCTTGGCGGACAAGGACATGAACAGCTTTAAGGCAGCTGTGAAAGGCCATGGG gccATCAACGACCTGACCTTCACTGAGGAGGTGGACAtgaaggagatggagaaggccCTGCAGGAGTGGGACTACATTTTTGGGGACTACATTGAGCGGCTCTGGGCCTACCTCACCATCGAGCAGCTGCTGGAGAAACG caagaacgcctggggtgaGGAGAAGGAGAATCTCACAGCCCAGGCCTTGGAGCTGTCCCTCAAGTACCACTTTGTGACTCCACTGACCTCCATGGTGGTGACCAAGCCTGAGGACAATGAGAACCAGATGGCCATTGCCAACAAGCCCGGGGAAGGTAGGCACAGATG GCCTG TGATCCCCTCCATGTCTTACCTGA CCAGCTACCAGGTTCCCAAGACACCCTACTACTACG TGGATGGGGACCCCCATTTCATCATCCAAATTCCAGAGAAGGACGATGCCATCTGCTTCAATATTGATGAAGACCCAGGCACAGTGCTGCGTCTCATTCAGGACCCTGTCACAG GCCTCACAGTTAACGGGCAGATCATTGGTGAGAAGAGAGGCAGCTCAGACTCCCAGAACAGGAGGACTTACTTTGGCAAACTGGGCATTGCCAGTGCTCAGATGGACTTCCGGATTGAGGTGACACCAGAGAATATCACCCTGTGGAATGGGGACTCACTGAGCACGTTCAGCTGGCTGGACACGGTCATGGTCACACAGGACGG gcTATCTGTGATGATCAACAGGAAGAAGAGCATGGTGGTCTCCTTTGGAGATGGGGTTGCTTTTGTAGTTGTCCTGCATCAGGTGTGGAAGAAAGAGCCTGCCCACCACGACTTCCTTGGCTTCTATGTGGTGGACAGCCGTGGGATGTCAGCACAGACACATGGGCTGCTGG GACAATTCTTCCACCCCTTTGACTTTCAAGTGTCTGATGTCCACCCAGGCTCTGACCCCACAAAGCCAGATGCCACAATGGTGGTGAAGAACCATCAGCTGACAGTCACCAG gGGCTCCCAGAAGGACTACAGGAAGGACATCAGCGTTGGCAGGAATGTTGCCTGCTGGTTCGTCCACAACAATGGGCAAGGGCTGATCGATGGCATCCACAGAGACTATGTTGTCCCCAACCTGTTCTGA
- the ITIH3 gene encoding inter-alpha-trypsin inhibitor heavy chain H3 isoform X3, which translates to MALARWLCLILALLSGLAVSGFPRNPSRLLGKRSLPEGAVDGIEVYSTKVNCKVTSRFAHNVVTTRAVNHANTAKEVSFDVELPKTAFITNFTLTIDGVTYPGNVKEKEVAKKQYEKAVSQGKTAGLVKASGRKLEKFTVSVNVAAGSKVTFELTYEELLKRHKGKYEMYLKVQPKQLVKHFEITVDIFEPQGISTLDAEASFITNDLLGSALTKSFSGKKGHVSFKPSLDQQRSCPTCTDSLLKGDFIITYDVNRESPANVQIVNGYFVHFFAPQGLPVVPKSVVFVIDVSGSMHGRKMEQTKDALLKILEDVKQDDYLNFILFSGDVTTWKDSLVPATPENIQEARKFVMDIHDRGMTNINDALLRGISMLNKAREEHTVPERSTSIIIMLTDGDANVGESRPKKIQENVRNAIGGKFPLYNLGFGNNLNYNFLENMALENHGLARRIYEDSDASLQLQGFYEEVANPLLTGVEAEYPQNAILDLTQNSYQHFYDGSEIVVAGRLADKDMNSFKAAVKGHGAINDLTFTEEVDMKEMEKALQEWDYIFGDYIERLWAYLTIEQLLEKRKNAWGEEKENLTAQALELSLKYHFVTPLTSMVVTKPEDNENQMAIANKPGEGRHRWPVIPSMSYLTSYQVPKTPYYYVDGDPHFIIQIPEKDDAICFNIDEDPGTVLRLIQDPVTGLTVNGQIIGEKRGSSDSQNRRTYFGKLGIASAQMDFRIEVTPENITLWNGDSLSTFSWLDTVMVTQDGLSVMINRKKSMVVSFGDGVAFVVVLHQVWKKEPAHHDFLGFYVVDSRGMSAQTHGLLGQFFHPFDFQVSDVHPGSDPTKPDATMVVKNHQLTVTRGSQKDYRKDISVGRNVACWFVHNNGQGLIDGIHRDYVVPNLF; encoded by the exons ATGGCGTTGGCTCGGTGGCTCTGCCTCATCTTGGCCCTGCTCTCCGGCTTGGCAGTCTCTGGATTCCCTAGAAACCCATCCCGGCTGCTCGGG aaacGGAGCCTCCCGGAAGGG GCGGTCGATGGCATCGAGGTCTACAGCACCAAGGTCAACTGCAAGGTGACCTCCCGCTTTGCTCACAATGTCGTCACCACAAGGGCTGTCAACCACGCAAACACGGCCAAGGAGGTGTCCTTCGATGTGGAGCTGCCCAAGACAGCCTTCATCACCAACTTCACCTT GACCATCGATGGTGTTACCTACCCTGGGAACGTCAAGGAGAAGGAAGTTGCCAAGAAGCAATATGAGAAGGCCGTGTCCCAGGGCAAGACAGCTGGCCTGGTCAA GGCCTCTGGGAGGAAGCTGGAGAAATTCACGGTCTCAGTCAATGTGGCTGCAGGCAGCAAGGTCACTTTTGAGCTAACCTACGAGGAGCTGCTCAAGAGGCATAAGGGCAAGTATGAGATGTACCTCAAGGTCCAGCCCAAGCAACTGGTCAAGCACTTTGAG ATCACGGTAGACATCTTCGAGCCTCAGGGCATCAGCACCTTGGATGCTGAAGCCTCGTTCATCACCAATGACCTCTTGGGCAGCGCCCTCACCAAGTCCTTCTCAGGGAAAAAG GGCCATGTGTCCTTCAAACCCAGCTTGGACCAACAGCGTTCTTGCCCAACCTGCACAGACTCCCTCCTCAAAGGAGATTTCATCATCACCTATGATGTGAACAGAGAGTCTCCCGCCAATGTGCAA ATCGTCAATGGCTACTTCGTGCACTTCTTTGCACCTCAAGGCCTTCCGGTGGTGCCCAAGAGCGTGGTCTTTGTGATTGACGTCAGTGGCTCCATGCATGGTCGGAAAATGGAGCAG ACAAAGGATGCCCTCCTCAAAATTCTGGAGGATGTCAAACAGGATGACTACTTGAATTTCATCCTGTTCAGTGGAGACGTGACCACCTGGAAAGACAGTTTAGTTCCAGCCACTCCTGAGAACATCCAGGAAGCCAGGAAATTTGTGATGGATATTCATGATCGAGGAA TGACCAACATCAACGACGCGCTGCTGAGGGGCATCAGTATGCTGAACAAGGCCCGGGAGGAGCATACAGTCCCAGAGAGGAGCACCTCCATTATCATCATGTTGACCGACGGGGACGCCAATGTGG GAGAAAGCAGGCCTAAAAAAATCCAAGAGAATGTGCGGAATGCCATTGGTGGCAAGTTCCCCTTGTATAACCTGGGCTTTGGCAACAATCTGAATTATAACTTCCTGGAAAATATGGCCTTGGAGAACCATGGGCTTGCCCGGCGCATTTATGAGGATTCCGATGCCAGCTTGCAATTGCAG GGCTTCTATGAGGAGGTGGCCAACCCCCTGCTGACAGGCGTGGAGGCAGAGTACCCTCAGAACGCCATTCTGGACCTCACCCAGAACAGTTACCAGCACTTCTATGATGGCTCTGAGATCGTGGTAGCCGGGCGCTTGGCGGACAAGGACATGAACAGCTTTAAGGCAGCTGTGAAAGGCCATGGG gccATCAACGACCTGACCTTCACTGAGGAGGTGGACAtgaaggagatggagaaggccCTGCAGGAGTGGGACTACATTTTTGGGGACTACATTGAGCGGCTCTGGGCCTACCTCACCATCGAGCAGCTGCTGGAGAAACG caagaacgcctggggtgaGGAGAAGGAGAATCTCACAGCCCAGGCCTTGGAGCTGTCCCTCAAGTACCACTTTGTGACTCCACTGACCTCCATGGTGGTGACCAAGCCTGAGGACAATGAGAACCAGATGGCCATTGCCAACAAGCCCGGGGAAGGTAGGCACAGATG GCCTG TGATCCCCTCCATGTCTTACCTGA CCAGCTACCAGGTTCCCAAGACACCCTACTACTACG TGGATGGGGACCCCCATTTCATCATCCAAATTCCAGAGAAGGACGATGCCATCTGCTTCAATATTGATGAAGACCCAGGCACAGTGCTGCGTCTCATTCAGGACCCTGTCACAG GCCTCACAGTTAACGGGCAGATCATTGGTGAGAAGAGAGGCAGCTCAGACTCCCAGAACAGGAGGACTTACTTTGGCAAACTGGGCATTGCCAGTGCTCAGATGGACTTCCGGATTGAGGTGACACCAGAGAATATCACCCTGTGGAATGGGGACTCACTGAGCACGTTCAGCTGGCTGGACACGGTCATGGTCACACAGGACGG gcTATCTGTGATGATCAACAGGAAGAAGAGCATGGTGGTCTCCTTTGGAGATGGGGTTGCTTTTGTAGTTGTCCTGCATCAGGTGTGGAAGAAAGAGCCTGCCCACCACGACTTCCTTGGCTTCTATGTGGTGGACAGCCGTGGGATGTCAGCACAGACACATGGGCTGCTGG GACAATTCTTCCACCCCTTTGACTTTCAAGTGTCTGATGTCCACCCAGGCTCTGACCCCACAAAGCCAGATGCCACAATGGTGGTGAAGAACCATCAGCTGACAGTCACCAG gGGCTCCCAGAAGGACTACAGGAAGGACATCAGCGTTGGCAGGAATGTTGCCTGCTGGTTCGTCCACAACAATGGGCAAGGGCTGATCGATGGCATCCACAGAGACTATGTTGTCCCCAACCTGTTCTGA
- the ITIH3 gene encoding inter-alpha-trypsin inhibitor heavy chain H3 isoform X8 has translation MALARWLCLILALLSGLAVSGFPRNPSRLLGKRSLPEGAVDGIEVYSTKVNCKVTSRFAHNVVTTRAVNHANTAKEVSFDVELPKTAFITNFTLTIDGVTYPGNVKEKEVAKKQYEKAVSQGKTAGLVKASGRKLEKFTVSVNVAAGSKVTFELTYEELLKRHKGKYEMYLKVQPKQLVKHFEITVDIFEPQGISTLDAEASFITNDLLGSALTKSFSGKKGHVSFKPSLDQQRSCPTCTDSLLKGDFIITYDVNRESPANVQIVNGYFVHFFAPQGLPVVPKSVVFVIDVSGSMHGRKMEQTKDALLKILEDVKQDDYLNFILFSGDVTTWKDSLVPATPENIQEARKFVMDIHDRGMTNINDALLRGISMLNKAREEHTVPERSTSIIIMLTDGDANVGESRPKKIQENVRNAIGGKFPLYNLGFGNNLNYNFLENMALENHGLARRIYEDSDASLQLQAINDLTFTEEVDMKEMEKALQEWDYIFGDYIERLWAYLTIEQLLEKRKNAWGEEKENLTAQALELSLKYHFVTPLTSMVVTKPEDNENQMAIANKPGEGRHRWPVIPSMSYLTSYQVPKTPYYYVDGDPHFIIQIPEKDDAICFNIDEDPGTVLRLIQDPVTGLTVNGQIIGEKRGSSDSQNRRTYFGKLGIASAQMDFRIEVTPENITLWNGDSLSTFSWLDTVMVTQDGLSVMINRKKSMVVSFGDGVAFVVVLHQVWKKEPAHHDFLGFYVVDSRGMSAQTHGLLGQFFHPFDFQVSDVHPGSDPTKPDATMVVKNHQLTVTRGSQKDYRKDISVGRNVACWFVHNNGQGLIDGIHRDYVVPNLF, from the exons ATGGCGTTGGCTCGGTGGCTCTGCCTCATCTTGGCCCTGCTCTCCGGCTTGGCAGTCTCTGGATTCCCTAGAAACCCATCCCGGCTGCTCGGG aaacGGAGCCTCCCGGAAGGG GCGGTCGATGGCATCGAGGTCTACAGCACCAAGGTCAACTGCAAGGTGACCTCCCGCTTTGCTCACAATGTCGTCACCACAAGGGCTGTCAACCACGCAAACACGGCCAAGGAGGTGTCCTTCGATGTGGAGCTGCCCAAGACAGCCTTCATCACCAACTTCACCTT GACCATCGATGGTGTTACCTACCCTGGGAACGTCAAGGAGAAGGAAGTTGCCAAGAAGCAATATGAGAAGGCCGTGTCCCAGGGCAAGACAGCTGGCCTGGTCAA GGCCTCTGGGAGGAAGCTGGAGAAATTCACGGTCTCAGTCAATGTGGCTGCAGGCAGCAAGGTCACTTTTGAGCTAACCTACGAGGAGCTGCTCAAGAGGCATAAGGGCAAGTATGAGATGTACCTCAAGGTCCAGCCCAAGCAACTGGTCAAGCACTTTGAG ATCACGGTAGACATCTTCGAGCCTCAGGGCATCAGCACCTTGGATGCTGAAGCCTCGTTCATCACCAATGACCTCTTGGGCAGCGCCCTCACCAAGTCCTTCTCAGGGAAAAAG GGCCATGTGTCCTTCAAACCCAGCTTGGACCAACAGCGTTCTTGCCCAACCTGCACAGACTCCCTCCTCAAAGGAGATTTCATCATCACCTATGATGTGAACAGAGAGTCTCCCGCCAATGTGCAA ATCGTCAATGGCTACTTCGTGCACTTCTTTGCACCTCAAGGCCTTCCGGTGGTGCCCAAGAGCGTGGTCTTTGTGATTGACGTCAGTGGCTCCATGCATGGTCGGAAAATGGAGCAG ACAAAGGATGCCCTCCTCAAAATTCTGGAGGATGTCAAACAGGATGACTACTTGAATTTCATCCTGTTCAGTGGAGACGTGACCACCTGGAAAGACAGTTTAGTTCCAGCCACTCCTGAGAACATCCAGGAAGCCAGGAAATTTGTGATGGATATTCATGATCGAGGAA TGACCAACATCAACGACGCGCTGCTGAGGGGCATCAGTATGCTGAACAAGGCCCGGGAGGAGCATACAGTCCCAGAGAGGAGCACCTCCATTATCATCATGTTGACCGACGGGGACGCCAATGTGG GAGAAAGCAGGCCTAAAAAAATCCAAGAGAATGTGCGGAATGCCATTGGTGGCAAGTTCCCCTTGTATAACCTGGGCTTTGGCAACAATCTGAATTATAACTTCCTGGAAAATATGGCCTTGGAGAACCATGGGCTTGCCCGGCGCATTTATGAGGATTCCGATGCCAGCTTGCAATTGCAG gccATCAACGACCTGACCTTCACTGAGGAGGTGGACAtgaaggagatggagaaggccCTGCAGGAGTGGGACTACATTTTTGGGGACTACATTGAGCGGCTCTGGGCCTACCTCACCATCGAGCAGCTGCTGGAGAAACG caagaacgcctggggtgaGGAGAAGGAGAATCTCACAGCCCAGGCCTTGGAGCTGTCCCTCAAGTACCACTTTGTGACTCCACTGACCTCCATGGTGGTGACCAAGCCTGAGGACAATGAGAACCAGATGGCCATTGCCAACAAGCCCGGGGAAGGTAGGCACAGATG GCCTG TGATCCCCTCCATGTCTTACCTGA CCAGCTACCAGGTTCCCAAGACACCCTACTACTACG TGGATGGGGACCCCCATTTCATCATCCAAATTCCAGAGAAGGACGATGCCATCTGCTTCAATATTGATGAAGACCCAGGCACAGTGCTGCGTCTCATTCAGGACCCTGTCACAG GCCTCACAGTTAACGGGCAGATCATTGGTGAGAAGAGAGGCAGCTCAGACTCCCAGAACAGGAGGACTTACTTTGGCAAACTGGGCATTGCCAGTGCTCAGATGGACTTCCGGATTGAGGTGACACCAGAGAATATCACCCTGTGGAATGGGGACTCACTGAGCACGTTCAGCTGGCTGGACACGGTCATGGTCACACAGGACGG gcTATCTGTGATGATCAACAGGAAGAAGAGCATGGTGGTCTCCTTTGGAGATGGGGTTGCTTTTGTAGTTGTCCTGCATCAGGTGTGGAAGAAAGAGCCTGCCCACCACGACTTCCTTGGCTTCTATGTGGTGGACAGCCGTGGGATGTCAGCACAGACACATGGGCTGCTGG GACAATTCTTCCACCCCTTTGACTTTCAAGTGTCTGATGTCCACCCAGGCTCTGACCCCACAAAGCCAGATGCCACAATGGTGGTGAAGAACCATCAGCTGACAGTCACCAG gGGCTCCCAGAAGGACTACAGGAAGGACATCAGCGTTGGCAGGAATGTTGCCTGCTGGTTCGTCCACAACAATGGGCAAGGGCTGATCGATGGCATCCACAGAGACTATGTTGTCCCCAACCTGTTCTGA